The Drosophila biarmipes strain raj3 chromosome 4, RU_DBia_V1.1, whole genome shotgun sequence genome includes a window with the following:
- the LOC108035899 gene encoding lipoma-preferred partner homolog isoform X2, translating into MDSVDQQLKELSFLKDSPSKTSSSAAIGHVNVAELVNKIRQRQSESCTMMDGPPKPPKKYNELPQSSTYDSIYEPINPRPSGDMLHRERCNLYGSSINDNNISGSFGDVNISNSVEASHSLLYANDNCLSTCYIGKTTHKNNEKGLSNYISTAPDPIQEFENYGRCVKCNSRVLGESSGCTAMDQIYHISCFTCTDCQINLQGKPFYALDGKPYCEYDYLQTLEKCSVCMKPILERILRATGKPYHPQCFTCVVCGISLDGLLFTVDATNQNYCITDFHRKFAPRCCVCKQPIMPDAGQEETVRVVALDRSFHLECYKCEDCGLLLSSEAEGRGCYPLDDHVLCKSCNAQRVQALTKRMTSEH; encoded by the exons ATGGATTCTGTGGACCAGCAACTTAAGGAGCTGTCCTTTCTAAAAGACTCCCCTTCAAAAACCTCTTCATCTGCTGCCATTGGTCATGTTAACGTTGCGGAGCTAGTTAACAAAATACGTCAAAGGCAAAGTGAATCTTGTACGATGATGGACGGACCTCCCAAGccaccaaagaaatataatgaGTTACCCCAG AGTTCTACTTATGATTCAATATATGAGCCTATAAACCCTCGTCCTTCTGGAGACATGTTGCACCGGGAAAGATGTAATCTGTATGGGTCATCCATcaatgataataatatttcagGCAGTTTCGGTGACGTAAATATTTCGAATTCAGTGGAAGCGAGCCATTCGTTATTATACGCGAATGATAACTGTCTAAGCACATGCTATATTGGAAAAACTActcataaaaataatgaaaaggGACTTAGTAACTATATATCTACAGCCCCCGATCCAATACAAGAATTTGAAAACTACG GTAGATGTGTTAAATGCAATTCACGTGTACTAGGAGAGAGTAGTGGGTGTACAGCAATGGATCAAATATACCATATTTCATGCTTTACTTGCACAGACTGTCAAATAAACTTACAGGGAAAACCATTCTACGCATTAGACGGCAAACCATACtgtgaatatgattatttACAAACACTGGAAAAATGTTCGGTTTGCATGAAGCCCATTTTGGAAAGAATTCTTAGAGCTACCGGAAAGCCATACCATCCTCAATGTTTTACATGTGTTGTCTGTGGAATAAGCTTAGATGGGCTATTATTTACAGTTGATGCTACTAATCAAAACTATTGTATTACAGATTTTCATAG aaaatttgcTCCTCGCTGTTGTGTCTGCAAACAACCAATCATGCCAGATGCTGGACAagaagaaacggtcagagtgGTGGCCTTAGATCGAAGCTTTCACCTCGAGTGCTATAAGTGCGAG gaCTGTGGGCTATTACTGTCATCTGAAGCTGAAGGCCGCGGATGTTATCCCCTAGATGATCACGTTTTATGTAAGAGCTGCAATGCCCAACGTGTTCAGGCTTTAACAAAGCGCATGACATCGgaacattaa
- the LOC108035899 gene encoding uncharacterized protein LOC108035899 isoform X1, with translation MDSVDQQLKELSFLKDSPSKTSSSAAIGHVNVAELVNKIRQRQSESCTMMDGPPKPPKKYNELPQVPSSKQVSCSREPLYSKPLFGIDKTMNGPMPFRKLNNSNLGIAEMSINRKTTLDNPAILEQQLEALAYHKLQMEKKGLLGVQVKASQSANSFAESPSGTLSKSLIYGNINIEKAKQTKEIGISSSTYSNVHKTEFKDMSPSRKTLSVCTNLLSEHEVEDDLLPPPSPESAVSSSYSELRQASTAFNKPTGSLQNKHKIIPSLQIYANQYELQHGAIMKSSTYDSIYEPINPRPSGDMLHRERCNLYGSSINDNNISGSFGDVNISNSVEASHSLLYANDNCLSTCYIGKTTHKNNEKGLSNYISTAPDPIQEFENYGRCVKCNSRVLGESSGCTAMDQIYHISCFTCTDCQINLQGKPFYALDGKPYCEYDYLQTLEKCSVCMKPILERILRATGKPYHPQCFTCVVCGISLDGLLFTVDATNQNYCITDFHRKFAPRCCVCKQPIMPDAGQEETVRVVALDRSFHLECYKCEDCGLLLSSEAEGRGCYPLDDHVLCKSCNAQRVQALTKRMTSEH, from the exons ATGGATTCTGTGGACCAGCAACTTAAGGAGCTGTCCTTTCTAAAAGACTCCCCTTCAAAAACCTCTTCATCTGCTGCCATTGGTCATGTTAACGTTGCGGAGCTAGTTAACAAAATACGTCAAAGGCAAAGTGAATCTTGTACGATGATGGACGGACCTCCCAAGccaccaaagaaatataatgaGTTACCCCAG GTTCCATCAAGTAAACAGGTTTCTTGTTCGCGGGAACCGCTGTATTCAAAACCTCTTTTTGGAATTGACAAAACAATGAATGGACCCATGCCTTTCAGAAAACTCAACAATTCTAATTTGGGAATTGCTGAAATGTCAATTAACAGAAAGACAACTTTGGACAATCCAGCAATATTGGAACAGCAATTGGAAGCTCTGGCCTACCACAAACTTCAAATGGAAAAAAAGGGACTTTTAGGAGTGCAAGTTAAAGCATCACAATCTGCAAACAGTTTCGCAGAGTCCCCATCAGGCACGCTGAGCAAAAGCTTAATatatggaaatataaatatagaaaaagcaaaacaaacaaaggaGATAGGTATTTCTTCAAGTACCTACTCAAATGTTCACAAAACTG AGTTCAAAGACATGAGCCCGTCACGTAAAACGCTGTCCGTTTGCACAAATTTGTTATCAGAACACGAAGTAGAGGATGACCTGCTGCCACCTCCGAGCCCAGAGAGCGCTGTGAGCTCTTCTTATAGCGAGCTTCGGCAAGCCTCTACTGCTTTTAACAAGCCAACAGGTTCTCTGCAAAATAAGCATAAAATAATTCCTTCGTTACAAATATATGCAAACCAATATGAGCTGCAACATGGTGCTATAATGAag AGTTCTACTTATGATTCAATATATGAGCCTATAAACCCTCGTCCTTCTGGAGACATGTTGCACCGGGAAAGATGTAATCTGTATGGGTCATCCATcaatgataataatatttcagGCAGTTTCGGTGACGTAAATATTTCGAATTCAGTGGAAGCGAGCCATTCGTTATTATACGCGAATGATAACTGTCTAAGCACATGCTATATTGGAAAAACTActcataaaaataatgaaaaggGACTTAGTAACTATATATCTACAGCCCCCGATCCAATACAAGAATTTGAAAACTACG GTAGATGTGTTAAATGCAATTCACGTGTACTAGGAGAGAGTAGTGGGTGTACAGCAATGGATCAAATATACCATATTTCATGCTTTACTTGCACAGACTGTCAAATAAACTTACAGGGAAAACCATTCTACGCATTAGACGGCAAACCATACtgtgaatatgattatttACAAACACTGGAAAAATGTTCGGTTTGCATGAAGCCCATTTTGGAAAGAATTCTTAGAGCTACCGGAAAGCCATACCATCCTCAATGTTTTACATGTGTTGTCTGTGGAATAAGCTTAGATGGGCTATTATTTACAGTTGATGCTACTAATCAAAACTATTGTATTACAGATTTTCATAG aaaatttgcTCCTCGCTGTTGTGTCTGCAAACAACCAATCATGCCAGATGCTGGACAagaagaaacggtcagagtgGTGGCCTTAGATCGAAGCTTTCACCTCGAGTGCTATAAGTGCGAG gaCTGTGGGCTATTACTGTCATCTGAAGCTGAAGGCCGCGGATGTTATCCCCTAGATGATCACGTTTTATGTAAGAGCTGCAATGCCCAACGTGTTCAGGCTTTAACAAAGCGCATGACATCGgaacattaa